The following proteins are encoded in a genomic region of Streptococcus gwangjuense:
- a CDS encoding YebC/PmpR family DNA-binding transcriptional regulator yields MGRKWANIVAKKTAKDGANSKVYAKFGVEIYVAAKKGDPDPESNSALKFVIDRAKQAQVPKHVIDKALDKAKGNTDETFTEGRYEGFGPNGSMLIVDTLTSNVNRTAANVRAAFGKNGGNMGASGSVSYLFDNKGVIVFAGEDADAVFEQLLEADVDVDDVEAEEGTITVYTAPTDLHKAIVALRESGIQEFQVTELEMIPQSEVELSGDDLETFEKLYSVLEDDEDVQKIYTNVDGF; encoded by the coding sequence ATGGGACGTAAATGGGCCAATATCGTAGCCAAGAAAACGGCTAAAGATGGAGCTAACTCTAAAGTATATGCAAAATTTGGTGTAGAAATCTATGTAGCAGCTAAAAAAGGTGATCCAGATCCAGAATCAAACTCAGCCTTGAAATTCGTTATCGACCGTGCTAAACAAGCTCAAGTGCCAAAACACGTTATCGATAAGGCTTTGGATAAGGCTAAAGGAAACACAGACGAAACCTTTACAGAAGGACGTTACGAAGGTTTTGGACCAAATGGTTCTATGTTGATCGTGGATACTTTGACTTCAAACGTTAACCGTACAGCGGCTAATGTTCGTGCAGCTTTTGGTAAAAATGGCGGAAACATGGGTGCTTCAGGTTCGGTTTCATACCTCTTCGATAACAAGGGTGTTATTGTATTTGCAGGTGAAGATGCGGACGCAGTCTTTGAGCAATTGCTAGAAGCAGATGTGGATGTGGACGATGTGGAAGCAGAAGAAGGAACAATCACTGTTTACACAGCTCCAACAGACCTTCACAAGGCTATCGTTGCCCTTCGTGAGTCAGGTATCCAAGAATTCCAAGTTACTGAATTGGAAATGATTCCTCAGTCAGAAGTGGAATTGTCAGGTGATGACCTTGAAACGTTTGAAAAACTTTACAGCGTTCTTGAAGACGACGAAGACGTCCAAAAGATTTATACGAACGTAGATGGATTCTAA
- a CDS encoding DUF308 domain-containing protein, whose amino-acid sequence MKPEEQRVLGILATIFGAIALLGSWIPFINYLSLFIAIVAFILGIIGLIVNLKKRKTMAIIGTSLAVASVVLFFTTQALYADVYKEYAKEFNRSYMDTSASMEREEKSGLTDDTFAWTQEQFDALIEGDLDNKGKGGTTYEDIINKHGKPDSEFDFTLGGYNTKKITYISIGDKTKTVTLTFAKDDNGQLLLVQKHAVGLGLEKSKQQNDSETRV is encoded by the coding sequence ATGAAACCAGAAGAACAAAGAGTTTTAGGAATCTTAGCAACCATTTTTGGAGCCATCGCACTTTTAGGATCCTGGATCCCGTTTATTAACTATCTATCGTTGTTCATCGCCATCGTCGCATTTATCTTGGGGATTATCGGCCTTATCGTCAACCTCAAAAAACGGAAAACAATGGCTATTATCGGAACATCCCTGGCAGTTGCCTCTGTTGTACTTTTCTTTACGACTCAGGCGCTATACGCTGATGTCTACAAAGAGTATGCCAAGGAGTTTAACCGTTCCTACATGGATACGAGTGCCTCAATGGAACGCGAAGAAAAAAGCGGCTTGACAGACGATACCTTCGCCTGGACTCAAGAACAGTTCGACGCCTTAATCGAAGGTGACCTTGACAACAAAGGAAAAGGTGGTACCACCTACGAGGATATTATCAACAAACACGGAAAGCCAGATTCCGAGTTTGACTTCACTCTTGGGGGTTACAATACGAAAAAAATCACCTATATCTCTATTGGAGACAAGACTAAGACTGTTACCTTAACTTTTGCAAAAGATGACAATGGACAGCTCTTGCTCGTCCAAAAACATGCAGTCGGTCTAGGTCTAGAAAAAAGCAAGCAACAAAACGATTCTGAAACCCGAGTCTAA
- a CDS encoding MarR family winged helix-turn-helix transcriptional regulator, translating to MDKPMLVFKRFGHQIHLMVQKEAKRCGIEFMGGPQGQVVRFLDNREKNQDLVLIKDIEQELNISKSVASNLVKRMVQNGLVELEASPSDKRAKFVRLTDKARSQMQQVKAFFERIDKQLMEDIDEDELLIFEKVLAQLQENIKGIGGENEEISQTN from the coding sequence ATGGATAAACCGATGTTAGTCTTTAAGCGTTTTGGTCATCAGATTCACCTGATGGTGCAAAAGGAAGCCAAACGTTGTGGTATTGAATTTATGGGTGGGCCTCAAGGTCAGGTTGTGCGTTTTTTGGATAATCGTGAGAAAAACCAAGACTTGGTCTTGATTAAAGATATCGAGCAGGAACTCAATATTAGCAAGTCTGTTGCTAGTAATTTGGTCAAGCGTATGGTGCAAAATGGTTTGGTGGAATTGGAGGCGAGTCCTAGCGATAAGCGGGCAAAATTTGTTCGTTTGACGGACAAAGCACGTTCTCAGATGCAGCAGGTTAAGGCTTTTTTTGAACGCATAGACAAGCAGTTGATGGAAGACATTGATGAAGATGAATTACTGATTTTTGAGAAAGTCCTTGCTCAACTACAGGAAAATATCAAGGGTATAGGAGGAGAGAATGAAGAAATTAGCCAAACGAATTAG
- a CDS encoding ABC transporter ATP-binding protein, whose product MKKLAKRISRKEWGMILLAILFTCFSVYLELEVPTYISKITDLLGSQGTNLDELWQPASMMVGMSFLAFLSAVAVGFFASRVAASYTSRLRSDIFNRVLDYSQTEIKKFSIPSLLTRTTNDITQVQMLITMGLQVVTRGPIMAIWAIGKILGHSEYWLWAVLVAVIVNVLMTTVLMTLAFPRQSLIQSLTDKLNSITRESLTGIRVVRAYNAEDYQNDKFAAANDELTRLNLFVNRLMAILNPIMMGISSGLSVAIYWIGAYVINDAAPSARLPLFSDMVVFMSYAMQVVMGFLLMGALFIVLPRTMVSAKRINQVLDLHSSIQNPAQVQQADENLQGQVEFKDVTFRYAANSEAVIEHVSFRAEAGQTVAFIGSTGSGKSTLVNLIPRFYDVSAGEILVDGVNVQDYDLKDLRNKVGYIPQKAVLFSGDVKGNLDFGHSQETPLSEQAMWQALELAQSKNFIEDKEAGLASEVAQGGTNFSGGQRQRLAIARALARKPEILIFDDSFSALDYKTDRVLRQELAEKTKSMTKLIVAQRISTIMDADLILVLDQGKVVGQGTHKELLANNEVYQEIAYSQLSKEELEHGK is encoded by the coding sequence ATGAAGAAATTAGCCAAACGAATTAGTAGAAAAGAATGGGGGATGATTTTACTAGCCATTCTCTTTACTTGCTTTTCGGTCTATCTAGAGTTGGAAGTGCCGACCTATATCTCGAAAATTACGGATTTGCTAGGTAGTCAAGGAACTAATTTAGATGAGTTGTGGCAGCCGGCAAGCATGATGGTGGGAATGTCCTTTCTTGCCTTCTTGTCCGCAGTTGCAGTTGGATTTTTTGCGTCCAGAGTGGCTGCTTCTTATACTAGTAGGTTGAGAAGCGACATTTTTAACCGAGTTCTAGACTACTCACAGACAGAGATTAAGAAATTCTCTATTCCCAGTCTTTTAACTCGTACCACCAATGACATTACTCAAGTTCAGATGTTGATTACCATGGGCCTACAAGTGGTTACGCGTGGTCCAATTATGGCTATCTGGGCTATCGGGAAGATTTTAGGTCATTCAGAATACTGGCTCTGGGCCGTTCTTGTGGCAGTGATTGTCAATGTTTTGATGACGACAGTTTTGATGACGTTAGCCTTTCCAAGACAATCCTTGATTCAAAGTCTGACTGATAAACTGAACAGTATCACTCGTGAAAGTTTAACAGGTATTCGTGTTGTTCGTGCTTACAATGCAGAAGATTACCAAAATGACAAATTTGCAGCAGCAAATGATGAATTGACACGCTTGAATTTGTTTGTAAACCGTCTTATGGCCATTTTAAATCCCATCATGATGGGGATTTCAAGTGGTTTAAGTGTGGCGATTTACTGGATTGGGGCCTATGTAATCAACGATGCTGCTCCATCAGCGCGTCTGCCTCTCTTTAGTGACATGGTTGTTTTCATGTCTTATGCCATGCAGGTTGTCATGGGCTTTCTTCTCATGGGGGCGCTCTTCATTGTACTTCCCCGAACCATGGTATCTGCTAAGCGGATCAATCAGGTTTTAGATTTGCATTCGTCTATCCAAAATCCTGCTCAAGTGCAGCAGGCTGATGAAAACCTCCAAGGTCAGGTCGAGTTTAAGGATGTGACCTTCCGCTATGCGGCAAATTCGGAGGCGGTTATTGAGCATGTTAGCTTTAGAGCAGAAGCTGGTCAAACAGTGGCCTTTATTGGGTCAACAGGTTCTGGTAAATCAACTTTGGTCAATCTGATTCCACGTTTCTACGACGTGTCAGCAGGAGAAATTCTGGTAGATGGTGTCAATGTTCAAGACTATGACTTGAAAGATTTGCGCAACAAGGTTGGTTATATTCCTCAGAAAGCGGTTCTCTTTTCAGGTGATGTCAAGGGCAATTTAGATTTTGGGCACAGTCAAGAAACACCGCTTAGTGAGCAGGCTATGTGGCAAGCTCTGGAATTGGCCCAGTCTAAGAACTTTATCGAAGACAAGGAAGCTGGCTTAGCGTCAGAAGTGGCCCAAGGAGGAACCAACTTCTCAGGTGGTCAAAGACAGCGTCTGGCAATTGCGCGTGCCTTGGCTCGAAAACCAGAAATCCTCATCTTTGATGACTCCTTCTCAGCCTTGGACTACAAGACAGATCGTGTCCTACGCCAAGAGTTAGCAGAGAAAACTAAGTCTATGACCAAGCTCATTGTCGCACAGCGTATTTCAACGATTATGGATGCAGATTTGATTTTGGTCTTGGATCAAGGGAAAGTCGTGGGACAAGGCACCCATAAGGAACTTCTAGCTAATAATGAAGTTTACCAAGAAATTGCCTATTCACAACTATCGAAGGAGGAATTGGAACATGGAAAATAA
- a CDS encoding ABC transporter ATP-binding protein: MENKKMSLWKQSKPYLAGLQFALLIAFLATILSNIITVYGPTRIKEMTNIIASGLATSVDVAAVAAIGGFLAVIYVIGLLSNYLQAFLFTTAIQRFSERLRTAIAYKINRLPLRYFDGHSQGDTLSRVTNDVDTAAQSLNQSLGTVLSSTLLVVAVLVTMFGMNWILALVTVVSTLIGFIFVSVFMGKSQGFFKSQQQDLAAVNGYVEEMYSGHNVVTSYNAIESTKEEFATLNHRLYDSIWKSQFISGIMMPIMVFIGNFSYALVIIVGAALALNGQISIGIIVAFMAYVRIFSQPLSQIAQGITSLQQASAAMGRVFEFLGEEEMEDESHKERQLSDMKGQVVFDRVSFGYTPERTIIHDFSATAHAGQKVAIVGPTGAGKTTIVNILMKFYEIDKGSIRIDGVDTKEMKRSEVHDAFSMVLQDTWLFEGTIRDNLIYNQKGISDERVIEASKAVGIHHFIMTLPDGYDTVLDDTVTLSVGQKQLLTIARALLKDAPLLILDEATSSVDTRTEELIQKAMDRLMEGRTSFVIAHRLSTIRNADLILVMKDGNIIEQGNHDDLMAQAGFYADLYNSQFTEDEAEE, from the coding sequence ATGGAAAATAAGAAAATGTCTCTCTGGAAACAGAGTAAACCCTATCTTGCAGGCCTCCAGTTTGCCCTTCTAATCGCCTTTCTAGCAACAATCTTATCCAATATCATTACTGTATATGGTCCAACCCGCATCAAGGAAATGACCAATATCATTGCCAGTGGCCTGGCAACAAGTGTGGATGTCGCGGCGGTTGCAGCTATTGGTGGTTTTTTGGCCGTGATCTATGTGATTGGACTCCTATCAAATTATTTGCAGGCCTTTCTGTTTACAACAGCCATTCAACGTTTTTCAGAGCGTTTGAGAACAGCTATTGCATATAAAATCAATCGCCTACCACTGAGATATTTTGATGGACACTCTCAAGGGGATACCTTGTCTCGTGTAACCAATGACGTTGACACTGCAGCTCAGTCCCTTAATCAAAGTCTGGGAACAGTTCTTTCATCCACTTTACTGGTCGTGGCAGTCTTGGTAACCATGTTTGGGATGAACTGGATTTTAGCCTTGGTGACGGTTGTGTCAACCCTTATTGGTTTTATTTTCGTGTCCGTCTTTATGGGCAAATCACAGGGATTCTTTAAGAGTCAGCAACAGGATTTGGCAGCTGTAAATGGTTATGTGGAAGAAATGTACTCTGGTCATAACGTGGTGACCAGCTACAATGCTATCGAGAGCACGAAAGAAGAGTTTGCGACATTAAACCATCGTCTGTATGACAGTATATGGAAATCTCAGTTTATTTCAGGGATTATGATGCCGATTATGGTGTTTATTGGGAACTTTAGCTATGCCTTAGTGATTATCGTTGGTGCAGCCTTAGCTCTGAATGGGCAGATTAGTATCGGGATTATCGTTGCCTTTATGGCCTACGTTCGTATCTTTTCTCAGCCCCTTTCCCAAATTGCTCAAGGGATTACCAGTCTTCAGCAGGCTAGCGCAGCCATGGGACGTGTCTTCGAATTCTTAGGTGAAGAGGAAATGGAAGATGAATCTCATAAAGAAAGACAGTTGAGCGATATGAAAGGGCAAGTGGTCTTTGATCGAGTTTCCTTTGGTTACACACCAGAGCGAACCATTATCCATGACTTTTCTGCGACTGCTCATGCAGGTCAAAAGGTTGCCATTGTCGGACCGACTGGAGCTGGTAAGACAACCATTGTCAATATTTTGATGAAGTTTTATGAGATTGATAAGGGAAGCATCCGTATCGATGGTGTCGATACCAAGGAGATGAAGCGTTCGGAAGTACACGATGCCTTTTCAATGGTCTTGCAGGACACTTGGCTCTTTGAAGGCACTATCCGAGACAATCTCATCTATAACCAAAAGGGGATTAGTGATGAGCGCGTGATTGAAGCCAGCAAGGCTGTAGGGATTCACCACTTTATTATGACCCTACCAGATGGTTACGATACCGTCTTGGACGATACAGTGACCTTGTCTGTCGGACAAAAACAACTCTTGACCATCGCTCGTGCTTTGTTGAAAGATGCGCCACTCCTAATCCTAGATGAGGCGACCTCTTCGGTTGATACACGGACGGAGGAATTGATCCAGAAAGCCATGGACCGTTTGATGGAGGGTAGAACTTCCTTTGTCATTGCCCACCGCTTGTCAACCATCCGCAATGCTGACCTGATTCTTGTTATGAAGGATGGCAATATCATCGAGCAAGGAAATCATGATGATCTGATGGCGCAAGCTGGTTTCTACGCTGACCTCTACAACAGTCAGTTTACAGAAGACGAAGCAGAAGAATAA
- a CDS encoding phosphatase PAP2 family protein: protein MKNYQEWYDHIAANIENKPFFLRLLRTFNRFMTVVMPIVYLTLLATTYFQEGLGKQVWIYVFVPATGFVILSLLRKKINAPRPYEEWTIKPLLDRDSPGRSMPSRHVFSATIISMACFHASLSVGVILLVLSALLGLVRVLGGVHFPKDVVVGYICGLAWGVIFFLF from the coding sequence ATGAAAAATTATCAAGAATGGTATGACCATATCGCTGCTAACATTGAAAATAAACCTTTTTTCCTGAGATTGTTAAGAACTTTCAATCGGTTTATGACGGTAGTTATGCCTATAGTTTATTTAACCTTGTTGGCCACTACCTATTTCCAAGAGGGCTTAGGGAAACAGGTTTGGATCTATGTGTTTGTACCTGCTACAGGTTTTGTGATTTTATCCCTTCTTCGTAAGAAAATCAATGCTCCTAGGCCTTATGAGGAATGGACTATTAAACCCCTGCTTGACAGAGATAGTCCTGGTCGGTCTATGCCCAGTCGTCATGTCTTTTCAGCAACCATTATCTCCATGGCTTGCTTTCATGCTAGTTTATCTGTAGGGGTTATCTTGTTGGTCTTGTCAGCCCTCCTCGGTCTAGTGAGAGTCTTGGGTGGAGTGCATTTTCCCAAGGATGTAGTAGTTGGTTATATTTGTGGTCTTGCGTGGGGTGTGATTTTCTTTCTATTTTGA
- a CDS encoding LytTR family DNA-binding domain-containing protein, with protein sequence MKLRIEIDSNLEETEIVIKAAALTDEIADLQCLLQEAKSPRLIFYKGTGEYYLDLSEILFFETEGSKIYAHTQKDAYEVRLKLYELEAILPRYFSRVSKSTIANIRQVYSVDKSFSGTGTISFYQTHKEVHVSRHYQSLLKENLRNMR encoded by the coding sequence ATGAAGTTACGAATCGAAATTGACAGCAATTTAGAGGAAACTGAAATTGTCATCAAGGCGGCGGCTTTGACAGATGAAATTGCGGATTTACAGTGCCTCTTGCAAGAGGCCAAGTCTCCTCGGTTGATTTTTTACAAGGGAACAGGTGAATATTATCTGGACTTATCGGAAATTCTCTTCTTTGAGACGGAAGGTAGCAAGATTTATGCCCATACCCAGAAAGATGCCTACGAGGTTCGGCTTAAACTCTATGAGTTAGAGGCTATCCTTCCTCGCTATTTTAGTCGGGTATCCAAGTCAACTATTGCAAATATCCGTCAGGTTTATTCGGTGGACAAGTCCTTTTCAGGAACGGGCACCATTTCCTTTTATCAGACCCATAAGGAGGTTCATGTCTCACGACATTACCAATCCCTCCTAAAAGAAAATCTAAGAAACATGAGGTAA
- a CDS encoding LiaF transmembrane domain-containing protein — protein sequence MKKKAFGIVLLILAALVLLQGNFGIPSLGGQIWPLFGIAFFAYQSVGALLRRHLTSASFTALVALMIANHFYDILPIPNQTLIWAGVLIVLGVSMLTHSNRTWNGKKWWYDGEKNILIDKEVAFGTGTFYKQDQELVEDQVEVGFGNAKIYYDNAEMLGDFATLDIEVGFGNAVVYVPQHWRVDLKVETFCGVAKADAPLAPTSKTLIIRGDVAFGKLGVVYVK from the coding sequence ATGAAAAAGAAAGCATTTGGTATTGTGTTGCTTATTTTGGCGGCTTTAGTATTATTGCAGGGGAATTTTGGAATCCCTTCTCTGGGAGGGCAAATTTGGCCTTTGTTCGGTATTGCTTTTTTTGCCTACCAATCAGTTGGAGCTTTGTTGCGTCGCCACTTAACTTCAGCCTCTTTTACAGCTTTAGTAGCCTTAATGATTGCTAACCACTTTTATGATATTTTACCGATTCCAAATCAGACACTAATCTGGGCAGGAGTTCTAATCGTTCTAGGGGTAAGCATGCTGACTCATTCTAACAGAACTTGGAATGGGAAAAAATGGTGGTATGATGGTGAAAAAAACATTCTTATAGATAAGGAAGTTGCTTTTGGGACAGGGACTTTCTACAAGCAAGACCAAGAATTGGTAGAAGACCAAGTTGAAGTTGGTTTTGGCAATGCCAAGATATATTATGACAACGCAGAGATGTTAGGTGATTTTGCTACTCTGGATATCGAAGTTGGTTTTGGGAATGCAGTTGTCTACGTGCCCCAACACTGGAGAGTAGATCTTAAGGTAGAGACATTCTGTGGAGTAGCTAAGGCTGATGCCCCTCTAGCCCCAACCAGTAAAACCTTGATTATCCGTGGAGATGTGGCATTTGGTAAGTTGGGTGTTGTCTATGTTAAATAA